In Acanthochromis polyacanthus isolate Apoly-LR-REF ecotype Palm Island chromosome 9, KAUST_Apoly_ChrSc, whole genome shotgun sequence, the DNA window AATACAAGAGTTGTGAAATGTCTTTATGTACACTAGCCTGGTAATTTCCCAATCTGTACATCTAAGTCTCTCATTTTTTACATTAATCATATGCTGCATGTATTTTGGGAAAAAATGCAATGCTATGTTAAGTTACATTACAACCCAAATAGATAATTAACCagcaatacaacaaaaaaatacgGCCAACTTCTATAAACACTGCTAGTAAAACAGCTAATTTGACTTTAGTAATTGTGTGCGCTTGATTTTATCTTCAGTGCCACCTGCTGCGTGCGGCTGGCGGGGACGGCCTCTACATTCGATAAGCTCCGCCCCCGCGTTCACACGGGGTGGTGTTTGGCAGCCACACTCGCTGTAGCTTGAAGTGGTGCGTCTCTCGGTTTCAGTCGGTGTCCGTCCCGgttgatgctgttttttttattgcagaacCAGCTCCGTCTCTTTGACTCATGACATTTTAAACCTCGGCGCTGAAACCAAAACGGTGAGtagccactgtggctaaagCTAAGCGGCTAAATGTGTGGTTAGCATGTTACTGTAGGCAGTGAGGGCTGTTAACGCGCTGGTTAGCTAACGAGGATAAAGATAACATCAGCTACTAAAGCTGGTCAGACAGCATACTACTAATATTAGCCTGATACCAGCCAACACACAGTCTAGACATGGCGGCTTACGTGGATTTTCATTCAATGACATTGAAGCCGCGTGTTAACAACAGCTACACCTTATGCCACAGTTATGTAATTTCATGCAATACAACGTGAAATCCTATTTCTAGTACTTTATTTTGGCTTCAGGTACTTCACTACCTACAGGACATGTTCCTTTATACTAGCTAGGTAGCATGTTCTGTGTGGTACCACTTGCTGCTGAGCTAAATTCTCCATGTGTGTCATTTAAAGTCAGCCATGTGATGATAAATGCTTCCAACTGTAGTCAGAAAACCAGGCAGGCTATTGGCACTGACTGTAAACATGGAGAGATTTAAGATATGAGCTCTGATATGGTTATTTACCATTTGAATGTTCTGTGAGAGAGTGCCATTAAAGCTTAAGTGCAGTTTAGATATCTAGTTGGTGTCAATCTATATCCATTTCTTTCCGTTGAATGTGTCTTCAGGCTGGATGAGTGGGCCAACATTCACCTCACCTCCTGCAGAGGTGGCTGAGATTAACCGCATCCATTATGAGCTGGAGTATACGGAGGGCATCAGCCAGCGCATGCGGATCCCCGACACCCTCAAAGTGGCCCCAGAGAACCAGGCAGGGTCCATGCCACTTCACCAACCTCTGCCCCCTCACACGGCTCTGATGCAGGTTCCTGAGAGGATTGTTGTTGCAGGTGAGGCCAGCAGAGATTAAACAACAGTCTGAGATGTAAAATGTGCAAGATGAAAACACGTGAATGTTACAACCTTAACCTTTTGTCAGGACAGAAATACCAGTACAAAAGTAGCCCATGCAGGGAAACAAACGTGCTAACACAATGACCCACTGAAAGCTGAAACTGTGACAAGTGTGCTGAGGTGGCCTTGTGACCTCGTGTTCCTCTTCCCCTCACTGACGTGCAGGTGACGATGAGGACCCCCGATTTGCTCGTCCAAGAGACCTGGATCTGATTCAGTCCATCCCTCCTGTGGACCTCCTGAGCATGAAGGCCCCACCGCGGGTCCTCACGCTGACAGAACAACCTCTGGACTCtctggaaacagaacaaactgcCGGCTCACAGAGCAATCCCAGCCACGCTGTAAGTGACATCAAGCTTTCAGTTCTGCGTcctcttttatttcttattactGTGCATTTTGTTAATTTACCACCCTTGACACTGCTTGTATTAATGCTGCGCTATTTCACTATTCTGCACGTAAAATGATGGAACATTGTATACATGATTCATGTTATTACTTTACTGAAGAATTAAAGTATAATAATTAAATGTAACTCATTAGTTagatatgtatttttatttctgaaaattaGGTGTATGTATACTTACATATTGCTcgataaaaataaatactataTATTTAAAACACAGTAATAATTACCTATTAGTCAAATTGGTTGCAGAAAGCTGATCATATAAAACGTACCTGTTAATAATGAATACCAATATTAAAAGAATTATCTATTCTgctttctgtaaaatattactCATACCCTTAAAGATGAGACAGTGTCGATCCTTAAACTCATAGAGATCAGTTATAATGTGAAGGTCCTTTTAGTTCTTGAGTCCTTCTACACAGTTACCTGAAGCAAAACACTTGGATTAAAAATTAAGAGGAGACACGGTTACATGGTTGCTTATTCAAACCTTAAAACCAGACTCCTTCTACCGAATATTGAGGCCACTCTGCTGAGTTTACACgtgcatattttatttatatgagCTGAAAGTGTTCAGTGGTTACTAGATGTAAACTTTCCCAGGAAACTGTCCTAAAACTCACACTGCTCTGTAGTTTTGTGCAGAAAGTGGATATAATCATGGGATATATAGAAAAATGACTTTCTGTCTGTATGTCTATCAGCTACAGATAGGTGAATTAACTCTCCTGTAAAGATGAGCTGTCTTTATTCGCAAGAGGCACATTACAACAACTTCAACCACAGCTGTGTGAAATGGTAAATCAGAGGGACAAAGAGGtggaaacacacatttttgttaGAGGAGGAAAGGTGCTCGGTGTGTGCTTGAGCGGGCTGTGACAAGCACAGAGGTGTTTGGAAATGTCACACATTAGAGTCAGCCGGTGGcacaaggggggaaaaaaagcacaatggaATAAAGAAATACCACAGAGAGATTAAAAACAGGCTGCCACTATTGGACtgcagtagttttttttttttaaatttatatacaatgaagaagaagactagaaaaaaattaaaaatacgaACACCTTTAGGAAAATGTAAGACGTGGCAATCTTCCAAAAGAACTTCCCTTTCACTAGTCAAAAACAGCCCTCAGCTGTCAGTTGCTGCATTTCTCTAGACTGAACTACACCTGGCTGTAATTGATCTAATAAACATGTATCGTTACCGTTAACCTGTCCACCTGTTAGCTGTAGTGTGATCATGAATCTTTTAAATCTTTTGTCTGAACAGGCCAACTTTCATGCTCGGTCTCGAAGGGAAAGGAGCGCAAGTGAGAACATGTCTGGCCGTCACAGCAGTCAGATGAGCAGAGGTGATATAAGGTAAGCACAGAATTAGATTTCAGACACCTGTTGCAACGCTGACTCTGCTTATGTGCACAAAAGAAATTTCCAGTTTCTCCCCTTACTCTAAAAAACACAGTGTTTTTACTAAGCAGGCTAATGAAAAGCAATATTCCACTACTGTTCCTGTTTACGTGCAAACATGCGTGCTCCAAATAATGTGACTATCATATCATTTAAGTTTGAAAATTTGGACAGAAATAGTGACTGTAGTCGCTTGTGCCATTTTGCTTCTTTGTATCCACATATGTGATCCGCTGGTGGACTTGTTCAACCGGGCAAACACAGCCTCAGTCCTTCATTCCTTCAGCGACCTTCTTGAAAAGGTTGCTGTTacaatatttaataataatagtaacttcatttgtatagcacctttaAGAAGGTACAGgtagaacataaaaaaatgacaaaaatgtacagaatggATTGCTAATTAAAAGCTGGTTAAAAGGACAACATCACGCAAGGGGGTTAAGAGAGAAGctggagagaaaataaaagatagaACTAGATTAAGATCAGGAGGTTAAATAGGGGGACTACAAGCAGTGAAACTTTTAAAAGGGATAAAAAGGCAGAGAGTGATAAAGGAGAAATAAAAGAGGACTTTACTTGAAAGCAAGCCTATtaaagtgggttttaagaagtgatttagaAGAAGTTACTGATTCGGCGAGCCTTATCTCCTAAGGCAGGTTGTCCCAAAGCTGATTTGTTATATTTAACAACTGTTGATATCTGTGTCTTTCATAGTGTTTAAACGTAGGTGTGCTTTTCCTTCCAAACAGATATTTGGacttttgttttccatctctACTCTAACCTTGCAAGAATGTTTGTCAGTAGGTTTGTGACTGTGAACAGGAGAGAGGCTGTGTTTTGCAAACTGCACTTAAAACCCTGCAAAGACTCCTTAAACCTGAATAATGTTGGCTTAATTACAGAATAAGACCTAATTTGAATATCCGATGGAATAAGCTGTTGCCATAACCCACATCAAATTCAGAATGTTGTCATAATCAGAATAATGTTGGAATCTTACTGTGCATGTGAACATTGTCATTGCTTCACAAATAAGAATTCAAAATTTCTTATTTCATTCTTggctggtttaaaaaaaaacaaaaacatatcttCTTTCTCCCCAGTGTAACTCCTTCCCCTTCTGCCCCCCCAGTCCGCTTGTGTCCTCCCCTCTGTTCCCCCGAAGACGCGAACATCAACCTGTTCACAGCTGCTGGGTTTCTGTCTTACATCCAGTCAACGACACGCCGTGCGTACCAACAGGTCCTTGAGGTCCTGGATGACAACCACCGCAGGTTATTTCTGTTCTTTGTCACTGAGTTTGTCAGAAACTGCCACATTTAGAAGTTTCTCAgaataaacagcagcagtgaagtAAAGACACTTTTGTTAATCTAGATAAGAACTCAAACAGGACAAGTAAAAATTTACTATTTTAAATTGTGCTGCAGTGATGTTTGTTttgaatggacttgctcttatatagcgctttactactcatcagagtactcaaagcgcttacacaacaattgcttccattcagccatacgctcacacattcacactctgGGGcggacggaagcgtggctgccaatccgtgcctacggcccctccgaccaccaccaacattcacacgcattcttacaccagtgaagagcactggaggaaaggtgggttaagtgtcttgcccaaggacacaacagcacataactaggcgagagcgggaatcgaaccgccgacccttcgatcattggacgacccgtgGATTAAATTTTAACTTGGCTGGTTGTCCTCATTAGGAACATTTAAAACTAAGTGTTTGTTGTTCACAGCCTTAACTTGTGTCATTCCCCTGAGCTGTATAAGTGCTCCACTTGttcaataattatttttataattgGAAACTTCAGACTTGCTTTTGCAAGGACAGTGTCtctacagggtgtccctaaagtctggacacagagGAAATTTCATTAACTGTAACTTCCATTTCCCTCAAGATTAATAAagtgcctgtctgtctctctttctctctatcACATACCGAAAGTTAGAGTCAGAGAAATGATTTTTGTTGGGGCTAGCTtgaattttagccatgaccAATTCTTTAGGTTCTGCTGATACATTTGGTCATCCAGAACGTGGTTTGTCCATGATACTGCCCGTtcctttaaactttttaaccaccttcGCCCCTGTGGAATCCTCTTTGGATGACGTGCATTAATCTGCTATCTTTGATATGTTCATCCTTCACTTCCACTGCAAAGTACCAGTTCCACTATGTCTTCTttcgacaaagccatattttatctgtggaggcaaaaaaaatgatagtAAATGAGATTTcttatgtgtccagactttagggacaccctgtataatGTCTTCAGAAGAGATGTGTGTTTACTGTAGTTTTCTGTAGTTATGTATCCAGTTATTGAGCTAAACTGAGTTAAAGTATGTCAGTAAATTTAAGATTCGTTGGTCTCCACAGGACACACCTGGACCTGGCCTTGGATATAAACCCAGATGAGTCTGGCTTAGTGGACGCCTCGTCACTGCGAAGACAGGTAAACTGTCTCACATGCCTAAACAACCGGCTTTGTCACTGATAAGAGCTTAATATGCCTCCTAATAGCTCTGTTGTTTACGGTGTCGTGAGTATTTCTCCTGTTTTTAGGATTACAATTAACTGTTATAGTGCGATATAGTGTGGTTGCCTATAAATGATGCTGGCAGAAGAGTGCAGAGCTGTGTTTGGTTATATTTGGAAATTTCAGACACTTAACttttacaaacaaaaagaaggaaCTCAACATCGTTGGGTGCATCacgatattgatcagttcttcagaaaagtcatggataccaatgactttcatgcatgtatgagtcattttactagaagataacagaatatgttgcactgtttttacaactcaATCTAATTATGCCGATGTTCATCAGTGTTTTATCCTGTTCCGAGCattttattatatctaatttcacttcaaTGGAGatgactttccttttctttgaagctcTGCCATCTGAAGAGTCTGACTtgtgcttgggagccataatgaagggcaaaaagttagcaaatgtattcacaatccaaggtggcgtacaaccagaaaacacaaacaaagccatcttataGCACCGTGTGATGACGTATTCGTCTGTTCTGCTTGCCAGCTAGTTCTAAGTAACCAGTAATGACaaaacgccgtaggtcgaggacgtcgtaaactgaggaccccctgtattgtAAATTaggaaatgcacaaaatttTCTTTGAATCTaacaacatttttaacagttcCAGCTGTGCTTATGGTTTCGTATAAAACTATTTTTATATCTAAAATAGGGACCAGTTATTTGTGACTGTTGTTGATTTTGATCTAAACACTGTtgcttttgattttgttttgcatgCTAAAATCAAATCCTAAACAGATGACAgttctgtgtatttatttaagTGAATCTTCGGCTGGTCCAGCTCTTGCAGTGTGTCACCTTTAAAAATCTCGTTGTCATTCAGATTGTGAAGCTGAACCGAcgtctgcagctgctggaggaagAGAACAAAGAGCGCTCCAGGCGAGAGGTGATCCTGTATTCTGCCACAGTTGCGTTCTGGCTCATTAACACCTGGATCTGGTTCCGTCGCTAAACTGGGACGAAACTGAGTTTCCCAAAACACTGGAAGCCAAAGCAATTCCTTGTTGCAGGTGTAATCACTGAGTTACTGCATGACTCTTTACTTGCATATAAAGAGAACCGTGGAAACTACAGCACCGGCAAAAGTTCTCAGCTACAAACCTCCAGATTTTCAAAGCAAATTCTCTGTTGAGATTTGACTTTTGGGTTTTTAGTTTAGCACTgacaggaaaacctaataaccTTTAGTGCATCTATTCAATGTTACAGAATTTCACAATGGCTAGTGTCCTATTCAGAGTGATTGCGTTGAGCTGTAGCAACAGAACTCAAACTAGAGTATGCTAAAATCGGCAGACAAATTTAAAGATTCACGTTACTCCTATGTAATCTTGCAAACTACTAGTAAGACAAAGCACAAAAACTGAGGATAAATATGTTGCATTCAACAATAAGCAGTTACCTTGTTAGGCTAAAACTGGCCACAGTACAGATTGTTGTGCACACTGAATTTTATCTCAGAGTCTGATGAAGTTTGAGCCAAACTCTCTGACTTTCAGATGCCGCACTCATATTTACTTTCATtagaaataaactgaatatgGTGCAGAAGGCTGTTCTACGAAGCCAGATATGTTGAGCCTAAAGTCAGAGTATTTATTGTCAAGATGGTGGTtcttttaacctgctagatcaccgtggtaactgatgctgtgccGCTAACCTGCTCCAGAGAAGGCTGAGTTCACAGTTTAGGATTTAAATTTAGTGTAAAAAGTGCTACCCTGTCA includes these proteins:
- the LOC110964987 gene encoding mitochondrial fission factor homolog A-like; this translates as MSGPTFTSPPAEVAEINRIHYELEYTEGISQRMRIPDTLKVAPENQAGSMPLHQPLPPHTALMQVPERIVVAGDDEDPRFARPRDLDLIQSIPPVDLLSMKAPPRVLTLTEQPLDSLETEQTAGSQSNPSHAANFHARSRRERSASENMSGRHSSQMSRGDISVTPSPSAPPVRLCPPLCSPEDANINLFTAAGFLSYIQSTTRRAYQQVLEVLDDNHRRTHLDLALDINPDESGLVDASSLRRQIVKLNRRLQLLEEENKERSRREVILYSATVAFWLINTWIWFRR